One Pyxicephalus adspersus chromosome 3, UCB_Pads_2.0, whole genome shotgun sequence genomic window carries:
- the LOC140326647 gene encoding signal-transducing adaptor protein 1-like isoform X1, with protein sequence MSMNMATNEPAPRRIYQRRSTLTSLPLYYEGFLWIERPRNKEGKYWTELRGTKLFLYNDKKQEMYTDSIELQSLSSVTNGYPNQKQGTEVVLTLDKEEVIIKTETAEDAEEWKGFILTVVELSVPNWLTLLPGQLIRLKEVLEKETARRAEEKSPVPSPSRLSSDMPVAASYDDIGNPNAMPLCFHNVSRQEAADMLLKNESNGNLILRPGADCKNYAVTIREPSERRSQVKHYRILKTDFGFTIELDKPVTLSSLDDVVNHFIFETRGKLKPYVSNIYDTHIEYAVKEDTQKTPFHSNVKKIVSQLTAEKFMPPQRLRENAYVNVFPGN encoded by the exons ATGAGTATGAATATGGCTACAAACGAACCAGCACCTAGGAGGATATATCAAAGAAGATCTACGCTAACCTCGCTACCTTTATATTATGAGGGGTTTTTGTGGATTGAACGACCTAGAAATAAG GAAGGAAAGTACTGGACCGAGCTACGAGGAACAAAACTTTTTCTATACAATGATAAGAAACAAGAAATG TACACAGACAGCATTgaattgcagagtttgtcatcTGTAACTAATGGCTATCCCAATCAGAAACAAGGGACAGAAGTTGTATTGACCTTGGACAAGGAGGAAGTAATCATAAAG ACAGAAACTGCTGAAGATGCCGAAGAATGGAAAGGCTTTATATTGACTGTGGTTGag ctATCTGTTCCAAACTGGTTGACTTTGTTACCTGGACAACTCATTAGGCTAAAGGAAGTTCTAGAAAAGGAAACTGCCAGGAGAGCAGAAGAAAAAAGTCCAGTGCCTTCACCTTCTAGACTTTCTTCAGATATGCCTGTTGCTGCATCCTATGACGATATTGGAAATCCCAATGCAATGCCTCT GTGCTTCCACAATGTATCCCGTCAAGAAGCTGCAGATATGCTCCTGAAAAATGAAAGCAACGGCAATTTAATTCTGAGGCCTGGGGCAGATTGCAAGAACTATGCTGTAACTATTCGAGAACCTTCTGAAAgaag aTCCCAAGTCAAACATTACAGGATTCTTAAAACAGACTTTGGTTTCACAATTGAACTAGATAAGCCT GTCACATTGAGCAGCCTCGATGATGTTGTGAATCACTTTATTTTTGAAACCAGAGGGAAACTAAAACCATATGTTTCAAATATATATGACACACATATTG AATATGCTGTAAAAGAGGACACTCAGAAGACACCTTTCcactccaatgtaaaaaaaatagtgagccAGTTGACTGCAGAAAAATTTATGCCACCACAGCGTCTAAGAGAAAATGCCTACGTTAATG TATTCCCAGGAAATTAG
- the LOC140326647 gene encoding signal-transducing adaptor protein 1-like isoform X2 yields the protein MSMNMATNEPAPRRIYQRRSTLTSLPLYYEGFLWIERPRNKEGKYWTELRGTKLFLYNDKKQEMYTDSIELQSLSSVTNGYPNQKQGTEVVLTLDKEEVIIKTETAEDAEEWKGFILTVVELSVPNWLTLLPGQLIRLKEVLEKETARRAEEKSPVPSPSRLSSDMPVAASYDDIGNPNAMPLCFHNVSRQEAADMLLKNESNGNLILRPGADCKNYAVTIREPSERSRSQVKHYRILKTDFGFTIELDKPVTLSSLDDVVNHFIFETRGKLKPYVSNIYDTHIEYAVKEDTQKTPFHSNVKKIVSQLTAEKFMPPQRLRENAYVNVFPGN from the exons ATGAGTATGAATATGGCTACAAACGAACCAGCACCTAGGAGGATATATCAAAGAAGATCTACGCTAACCTCGCTACCTTTATATTATGAGGGGTTTTTGTGGATTGAACGACCTAGAAATAAG GAAGGAAAGTACTGGACCGAGCTACGAGGAACAAAACTTTTTCTATACAATGATAAGAAACAAGAAATG TACACAGACAGCATTgaattgcagagtttgtcatcTGTAACTAATGGCTATCCCAATCAGAAACAAGGGACAGAAGTTGTATTGACCTTGGACAAGGAGGAAGTAATCATAAAG ACAGAAACTGCTGAAGATGCCGAAGAATGGAAAGGCTTTATATTGACTGTGGTTGag ctATCTGTTCCAAACTGGTTGACTTTGTTACCTGGACAACTCATTAGGCTAAAGGAAGTTCTAGAAAAGGAAACTGCCAGGAGAGCAGAAGAAAAAAGTCCAGTGCCTTCACCTTCTAGACTTTCTTCAGATATGCCTGTTGCTGCATCCTATGACGATATTGGAAATCCCAATGCAATGCCTCT GTGCTTCCACAATGTATCCCGTCAAGAAGCTGCAGATATGCTCCTGAAAAATGAAAGCAACGGCAATTTAATTCTGAGGCCTGGGGCAGATTGCAAGAACTATGCTGTAACTATTCGAGAACCTTCTGAAAgaag cagaTCCCAAGTCAAACATTACAGGATTCTTAAAACAGACTTTGGTTTCACAATTGAACTAGATAAGCCT GTCACATTGAGCAGCCTCGATGATGTTGTGAATCACTTTATTTTTGAAACCAGAGGGAAACTAAAACCATATGTTTCAAATATATATGACACACATATTG AATATGCTGTAAAAGAGGACACTCAGAAGACACCTTTCcactccaatgtaaaaaaaatagtgagccAGTTGACTGCAGAAAAATTTATGCCACCACAGCGTCTAAGAGAAAATGCCTACGTTAATG TATTCCCAGGAAATTAG